In Oscillatoria acuminata PCC 6304, a single window of DNA contains:
- the hppD gene encoding 4-hydroxyphenylpyruvate dioxygenase: MEIDHIHFYVKDATAQRDWFVDCLGFEAVASFTHTDTHTELIQSGLVRFALSSPLSVASPVAEYLDRHPPGVADIAFAVQDLASCLHQATAAGAKILQPIQQEQPPSFPPLKWAKIAGWGELSHTLIQRVDSPDAIPSFSDQIYPILPHETFEKLPYSTPKFVPPSTSPPLSQSLYLHIDHFVLNVERGDLKAALSWYERVFGFQGQQTFDIQTERSGLHSQVMIYPESSIQFPINEPTSDTSQVQEFLEINQGPGIQHIALKTNHILGTIAQLRENGVSFIDVPPTYYATLRQRLGFDEGSAEWQDIQRKKILVDWHPETPNSLLLQTFTQPIFEQPTFFFEVIERRQEAAGFGEGNFQALFEAIEREQLKREKQHSP; encoded by the coding sequence ATGGAAATCGATCACATTCACTTTTACGTTAAAGATGCTACGGCACAACGGGACTGGTTCGTAGATTGCCTAGGATTTGAGGCAGTCGCCAGTTTCACCCACACCGACACTCACACCGAATTGATTCAAAGTGGTTTAGTTCGGTTTGCACTCTCTTCACCCTTGTCTGTTGCTTCTCCTGTGGCGGAATATCTCGATCGCCATCCTCCGGGAGTCGCGGATATTGCCTTTGCCGTTCAGGATTTAGCATCCTGCTTGCATCAAGCAACTGCTGCAGGTGCAAAAATTTTACAACCCATACAACAGGAACAACCTCCATCTTTTCCCCCCTTAAAATGGGCAAAAATTGCCGGATGGGGAGAACTGAGTCATACTTTAATTCAACGGGTTGACTCCCCTGATGCCATCCCTAGTTTTTCTGACCAGATTTATCCTATTTTACCCCATGAAACCTTTGAAAAATTACCCTATTCAACCCCAAAATTTGTTCCTCCATCGACCTCACCCCCCCTGTCTCAGAGTCTTTATCTCCATATTGACCATTTTGTTTTAAATGTCGAAAGAGGAGATTTAAAAGCTGCTTTATCCTGGTATGAAAGGGTTTTCGGATTTCAAGGTCAGCAAACCTTTGATATCCAAACCGAACGGTCTGGATTACACTCTCAGGTGATGATTTATCCCGAAAGTTCCATTCAGTTCCCCATTAATGAACCGACCTCGGATACCTCTCAAGTGCAAGAATTTTTAGAGATCAATCAAGGTCCGGGGATTCAGCATATTGCCTTAAAAACGAATCATATTCTGGGAACCATTGCCCAGTTACGGGAAAATGGAGTCTCATTTATTGATGTGCCACCGACCTATTATGCAACCCTGCGCCAACGTCTGGGGTTTGATGAAGGGTCGGCAGAGTGGCAGGACATTCAAAGGAAAAAAATTTTAGTCGATTGGCATCCTGAAACCCCCAATTCTTTGTTGCTGCAAACCTTTACTCAACCGATTTTTGAACAACCCACTTTCTTTTTTGAAGTAATTGAGCGTCGGCAGGAGGCGGCAGGATTTGGAGAGGGAAATTTTCAAGCCTTATTTGAGGCGATCGAACGAGAACAACTAAAACGAGAGAAACAGCATTCGCCTTAA